From Chryseobacterium salivictor, a single genomic window includes:
- a CDS encoding IS3 family transposase, which translates to MDYSKEIHNMSLRKACKVFSLRSSVYYYRQVFKSSDDEIRAELILLADSNQTWGFWMMHNRLKNLGFGWNHKRVYRIYKSMRLNLRSKRKKRLPARIKQPLVRPIYPNVTWSMDFMHDSLENGKSVRTLNIIDDFNREILNITIDSSLPSAKVISQLEQLIEWRGKPEKIRVDNGPEFIAEKMKDYCNKENIELAFIQPGKPTQNSLIERFNRTFRTEFLSVYLFENIKQMRNYAEIWMWMYNNERPHSALQYLTPRDFLLKYGKLNQNSANEFPTFQQNFNNDNNKILTKNSTFECA; encoded by the coding sequence GTGGATTATTCGAAAGAAATCCATAACATGAGTTTGCGCAAGGCGTGCAAAGTGTTCAGTTTAAGAAGTTCAGTTTATTATTATCGTCAGGTATTTAAAAGTTCAGATGATGAAATCCGTGCAGAACTTATTTTACTTGCAGATTCTAATCAAACGTGGGGCTTTTGGATGATGCACAATCGGTTGAAAAACTTAGGCTTTGGATGGAATCACAAAAGGGTTTATCGGATTTATAAGTCGATGAGATTAAATTTGCGAAGTAAAAGGAAAAAGCGGCTTCCAGCACGGATAAAACAACCACTGGTTCGCCCCATCTATCCGAACGTTACTTGGAGCATGGATTTTATGCACGACAGTTTGGAAAATGGCAAAAGCGTGAGAACCCTTAATATCATTGACGATTTTAACAGAGAGATTTTAAACATCACTATTGACAGCAGCTTGCCCTCTGCAAAAGTAATCTCGCAATTGGAACAATTAATTGAATGGCGGGGAAAACCTGAAAAAATAAGAGTGGACAACGGACCGGAATTTATTGCAGAAAAAATGAAAGATTATTGCAACAAAGAGAATATCGAACTAGCCTTCATTCAACCAGGGAAACCTACACAAAACTCATTGATTGAGAGATTTAACAGAACATTCCGGACAGAGTTTTTAAGTGTTTACCTCTTTGAGAACATCAAACAAATGAGAAATTATGCAGAAATATGGATGTGGATGTACAATAATGAGAGACCGCATAGTGCGTTACAATACCTTACACCACGGGATTTTTTATTGAAATATGGAAAACTCAATCAAAATAGCGCAAATGAGTTTCCCACATTCCAACAAAATTTCAACAACGACAACAATAAAATATTAACAAAAAACTCTACTTTTGAGTGTGCCTAA